A portion of the Betta splendens chromosome 2, fBetSpl5.4, whole genome shotgun sequence genome contains these proteins:
- the klc2 gene encoding kinesin light chain 2 has protein sequence MSTMVYPREEALERLSQDEIVLNTKAVMQGLETLRGEHAQLLNSLLDCTQPPVAQEKSGLLRKSLEAIELGLGEAQVIVALSGHLSAVESEKQKLRAQVRRLCQENQWLRDELAGTQQKLQRSEQCVAQLEEEKKHLEFMNQIKKFDDDVSPSEEKNQSSGGGGGSGGGGDSSKDSLDDLFPNDDDQGPAQPSGEAAAQQGGYEIPARLRTLHNLVIQYASQGRYEVAVPLCKQALEDLEKTSGHDHPDVATMLNILALVYRDQNKYKEAAHLLNDALAIREKTLGKDHPAVAATLNNLAVLYGKRGKYKEAEPLCKRALEIREKVLGKYHPDVAKQLNNLALLCQNQGKYDEVEYYYTRALEIYESKLGADDPNVAKTKNNLATCYLKQGKFKDAEALYKEILTRAHEKEFGSVNNDNKPIWMHAEEREESKDKRKDSGPYVEYGSWYKACKVDSPTVNTTLKSLGALYRRQGKLEAAETLEECASKSRKQGIDAINQSKVVELLKDGAGGGSDRRHSREGINGPGGQRGDEGEDSAEWNGDGNGSLRRSGSFGKIRDALRRSSEMLVKKLQGSGPQEPRNPGLKRASSLNFLNKSTEETTQDANSGLSDCRGLSASNVDISRRSSLIG, from the exons ATGTCCACCATGGTGTATCCACGTGAAGAAGCTCTGGAGCGACTCAGTCAGGATGAGATCGTGCTCAACACCAAGGCCGTCATGCAGGGCCTGGAGACGCTGCGCGGGGAACACGCCCAGCTCCTCAACTCCCTGCTGGACTGCACGCAGCCGCCTGTCGCCCAGGAGAAGTCTGGACTGCTGCGCAAGAGCCTGGAGGCCATCGAGCTCGGCCTGGGGGAGGCCCAG GTCATCGTCGCCCTGTCCGGCCACCTGAGCGCCGTGGAGTCGGAGAAGCAGAAGCTGCGCGCTCAGGTGCGCCGGCTCTGCCAGGAGAACCAGTGGCTGCGGGACGAGCTGGCGGGAacgcagcagaagctgcagcgcaGCGAGCAGTGCGTcgcccagctggaggaggagaaaaagcacCTGGAGTTCATGAATCAGATCAAGAAGTTTGACGACGACGTCTCGCCCTCAGAGGAGAAGAACCAGAGctctgggggaggggggggcagcgggggtgggggggattCCTCAAAGGACAGTCTGGACGACCTGTTCCCCAATGATGACGACCAGGGGCCAG CGCAGCCCAGTGGAGAGGCGGCCGCTCAGCAGGGAGGCTACGAGATCCCCGCCCGCCTCAGGACGCTGCACAACCTGGTGATCCAGTACGCCTCCCAGGGCCGCTACGAGGTAGCTGTGCCGCTGTGCAAGCAAGccctggaggacctggagaagACGTCTGGACACGACCACCCCGACGTGGCCACCATGCTCAACATCCTGGCCTTGGTTTACAG GGatcaaaacaaatacaaagaagCAGCTCACCTCCTGAATGATGCGCTGGCCATCCGGGAGAAGACTCTGGGGAAGGACCACCCAGCTGTGGCCGCAACCCTCAACAACCTGGCTGTGCTGTACGGGAAGAGGGGCAAGTACAAGGAGGCTGAGCCGCTCTGCAAGAGAGCGCTGGAGATCAGGGAAAAG GTGCTGGGGAAGTACCACCCAGACGTGGCCAAGCAGCTGAACAACCTGGCCCTGCTGTGTCAGAACCAGGGCAAGTACGACGAGGTGGAGTACTACTACACACGAGCCCTGGAAATCTACGAGTCCAAACTGGGAGCTGACGACCCCAACGTGGCCAAGACCAAAAATAATCTG GCTACGTGCTACCTGAAGCAGGGGAAGTTCAAAGACGCAGAGGCTTTGTACAAAGAAATTCTGACCAGGGCTCATGAGAAAGAGTTCGGCTCCGTCAACA ATGACAACAAGCCCATCTGGATGCACgcagaggagcgggaggagagtaAG gACAAACGCAAGGACTCCGGCCCATATGTGGAGTACGGGAGCTGGTATAAGGCCTGCAAGGTGGACAG CCCTACAGTGAACACAACCCTCAAAAGCCTGGGAGCGTTGTACCGTCGCCAGGGCAAACTGGAGGCAGCAGAAACGCTGGAGGAGTGTGCCAGCAAATCACGCAAACAG GGTATCGATGCCATCAACCAGAGTAAGGTGGTGGAGCTACTGAaggacggagcaggaggagggagtgacCGACGACACAGCAGGGAAGGAATCAATGGACCAGGGGGACAACGTGGGGACGAGGGTGAAGACTCTGCCGAGTGGAACGGG gACGGTAATGGGTCTCTGCGTCGCAGCGGCTCCTTTGGGAAAATCCGAGATGCTCTGAGAAGGAGCAGTGAGATGCTGGTGAAGAAGCTGCAGGGAAGTGGCCCCCAGGAGCCTCGCAACCCGGG ATTGAAGAGAGCAAGTTCGCTCAATTTCCTCAACAAAAGCACTGAGGAGACCACACAG GACGCCAACTCCGGACTGTCGGACTGCAGGGGACTCAGCGCCAGCAACGTGGACATATCCAGACGCAGCTCCCTGATTGGCTAG
- the prkd4 gene encoding protein kinase D4 isoform X1, which yields MCAAPPSSPTSPTSPTASALVQFQLGLFREVVQVSAGNLTYRHAKRLAADIIERKAPDCNVVGVGEKVLLFRHQPSSEQLLQRLLDHDQLQDGDLIEVIIAGSATVTKVRIRPHSLVVQSYRTPTFCHHCGEMLWGLVRQGLKCDGCGLDFHKRCALQLPNDCSRARRQVSTSFSLFPPRRPRTHSLSNQAGGSLEEISMSKPSSRPPSWAEPPVWLGARSQPQVPHTFHIHSYTKPTVCQHCHRLLKGLFRQGLQCSDCRFNCHRRCEPLVPRDCPGERRGVNGEESPSARHSCPPDDQDNDSELTSTSTLDTSDDEMTTDEELLVQSKDEEPVREPMSPCFSSYIPLMRLVQSVHHTKRRAGAVLREGWLLHHTDSDALRKRHYWMLDGKTITLYQNESSMKYYKEIPLSEVLEVRGSGQLSVSTLPGNKAHWFEMVTAVLVYCVAGEDAAEWESAVRQALMPVQGSGGHSEESQDAHSLSDSTDISSVYQIFTDDVLGSGQFGVVYRGTHRKSGRAVAVKVIDKTRFPTKEERALRNEVSILQSLSHPGVVLLEEMFETVEHLFVVMEKLHGDMLEMILSSDKGRLPERNTRFLVTQILEALRYLHVKHIAHCDLKPENVLLASADPFPQVKLCDFGFARIIGEKSFRRSVVGTPAYLAPEVISSCGYNRSLDMWSVGVIMYVSLSGTFPFNEDEDIKQQITNAAFMYPRQPWASISLEAVSLINNLLQVSVRRRFSVGKALGHPWLQDFQLWCDLREFEHKLGCRYVTHLDEEERWRRYAQERGVDFPAHLCWDPINDPDM from the exons ATGTGCgcagctcctccctccagtCCCACCAGTCCCACCAGTCCCACGGCATCGGCCCTGGTCCAGTTCCAGCTCGGCCTGTTCAGGGAGGTGGTGCAAGTCTCCGCCGGCAACCTCACCTACCGCCATGCGAAAAGGCTGGCGGCCGACATCATCGAGCGCAAG gcTCCGGACTGCAACGTGGTGGGTGTCGGGGAGAAGgttctgctgttcagacacCAGCCGTCctccgagcagctgctgcagcgcctgttGGACCACGACCAGCTGCAGGACGGAGACCTCATCGAGGTCATCAtcgcag GATCGGCCACCGTCACAAAGGTGCGGATCCGGCCACACTCTCTGGTGGTGCAGTCGTACCGGACTCCCACCTTCTGTCACCACTGTGGAGAGATGCTGTGGGGCCTCGTTCGACAGGGGCTGAAGTGTGACG GTTGCGGCTTGGACTTCCATAAGCGCTGTGCCCTCCAGTTGCCTAATGACTGCAGCCGAGCGCGGCGGCAGGTCAGCACCAGCTTCTCCCTGTTCCCCCCAAGACGACCTCGCACGCACTCGCTGTCCAACCAGGCGGGAGGCAgcctggaggag ATCAGCATGTCCAAGCCCTCGTCCAGGCCTCCGTCCTGGGCGGAGCCTCCGGTGTGGCTGGGCGCCAGGAGCCAGCCTCAGGTGCCTCACACCTTCCACATCCACAGCTACACCAAGCCCACCGTGTGCCAGCACTGCCACCGGCTGCTGAAGGGCCTGTTCAGACAGGGGCTGCAATGCTCAG aCTGCAGGTTTAACTGCCATCGCCGCTGCGAGCCTCTCGTCCCCAGAGACTGtccaggagagaggagaggcgtCAACGGGGAAG AATCCCCGTCAGCGCGTCACAGCTGCCCACCAGACGACCAGGACAACGACTCAGAGCTCACCAGCACATCAACACTAGACACCTCTGATGACGAGATGACCACggacgaggagctgctggtccagagcaAGGACGAGGAGCCGGTGCGGGAGCCAATGAG CCCGTGTTTCAGCAGCTACATCCCCCTGATGAGGCTCGTTCAGTCGGTGCATCACACTAAGAGGCGAGCGGGCGCCGTCCTGAGAGAAGGATGGCTGCTGCACCACACCGACAGTGACGCGCTG AGGAAACGTCATTACTGGATGTTGGACGGGAAGACTATCACTCTGTACCAGAACGAGAGCAGCATGAAGTACTACAAG GAGATCCCTCTGTCTGAGGTGCTGGAGGTCCGAGGCTCCGGCCAGCTCTCCGTATCCacgttgccaggcaacaagGCCCACTGGTTTGAGATGGTGACGGCCGTGCTGGTGTACTGCGTGGCCGGGGAGGACGCAGCGGAGTGGGAGAGCGCCGTCCGTCAGGCCCTGATGCCGGTGCAGGGCAGCGGAGGCCACAGCGAGGAGAGCCAGG ATGCACATTCACTGAGTGACAGCACG GACATCAGCTCCGTGTATCAGATCTTCACAGATGATGTTCTGGGTTCGGGACAGTTTGGCGTAGTGTACAGAG GTACTCACAGGAAGTCGGGTCGAGCCGTTGCGGTCAAAGTCATTGACAAGACGCGCTTCCCCACCAAAGAGGAGCGAGCGCTGAGGAATGAGGTTTCCATCCTGCAG AGCCTGTCCCACCCCGGCGTGgtcctgctggaggagatgTTCGAGACCGTGGAGCACCTCTTCGTCGTCATGGAGAAGCTCCACGGAGACATGCTGGAGATGATTCTGTCCAGTGATAAAGGCCGGCTCCCTGAACGCAACACTCGCTTCCtggtcacacag ATCCTAGAAGCTCTCCGGTATCTGCACGTCAAGCACATCGCTCACTGTGACCTGAAACCTGAGAATGTCCTTCTGGCCTCAGCAGACCCCTTCCCTCAG gtgaagctgtgcGACTTCGGCTTCGCCCGGATCATTGGTGAGAAGTCGTTCCGGCGCTCAGTCGTCGGGACGCCTGCCTACCTGGCGCCCGAGGTGATCAGCAGCTGCGGCTACAACCGCTCCCTGGACATGTGGTCGGTGGGCGTCATCATGTACGTGAGCCTGAGCGGCACGTTCCCCTTCAACGAGGACGAGGACATCAAGCAGCAGATCACAAACGCTGCCTTCATGTACCCTCGGCAGCCCTGGGCCTCCATCTCCCTGGAGG ctgtgaGTCTTatcaacaacctgctgcaggtgtcGGTGAGGAGGAGGTTCAGCGTGGGCAAAGCCCTGGGACACCcctggctgcag GACTTCCAGCTCTGGTGTGACCTCAGGGAATTTGAGcacaagctgggttgcaggtaTGTGACGCACCTTGATGAGGAGGAGCGCTGGCGACGCTACGCCCAGGAGAGAGGCGTGGACTTCCCTGCCCACCTGTGCTGGGACCCCATCAATGACCCTGACATGTGA
- the prkd4 gene encoding protein kinase D4 isoform X2, with amino-acid sequence MLWGLVRQGLKCDGCGLDFHKRCALQLPNDCSRARRQVSTSFSLFPPRRPRTHSLSNQAGGSLEEISMSKPSSRPPSWAEPPVWLGARSQPQVPHTFHIHSYTKPTVCQHCHRLLKGLFRQGLQCSDCRFNCHRRCEPLVPRDCPGERRGVNGEESPSARHSCPPDDQDNDSELTSTSTLDTSDDEMTTDEELLVQSKDEEPVREPMSPCFSSYIPLMRLVQSVHHTKRRAGAVLREGWLLHHTDSDALRKRHYWMLDGKTITLYQNESSMKYYKEIPLSEVLEVRGSGQLSVSTLPGNKAHWFEMVTAVLVYCVAGEDAAEWESAVRQALMPVQGSGGHSEESQDAHSLSDSTDISSVYQIFTDDVLGSGQFGVVYRGTHRKSGRAVAVKVIDKTRFPTKEERALRNEVSILQSLSHPGVVLLEEMFETVEHLFVVMEKLHGDMLEMILSSDKGRLPERNTRFLVTQILEALRYLHVKHIAHCDLKPENVLLASADPFPQVKLCDFGFARIIGEKSFRRSVVGTPAYLAPEVISSCGYNRSLDMWSVGVIMYVSLSGTFPFNEDEDIKQQITNAAFMYPRQPWASISLEAVSLINNLLQVSVRRRFSVGKALGHPWLQDFQLWCDLREFEHKLGCRYVTHLDEEERWRRYAQERGVDFPAHLCWDPINDPDM; translated from the exons ATGCTGTGGGGCCTCGTTCGACAGGGGCTGAAGTGTGACG GTTGCGGCTTGGACTTCCATAAGCGCTGTGCCCTCCAGTTGCCTAATGACTGCAGCCGAGCGCGGCGGCAGGTCAGCACCAGCTTCTCCCTGTTCCCCCCAAGACGACCTCGCACGCACTCGCTGTCCAACCAGGCGGGAGGCAgcctggaggag ATCAGCATGTCCAAGCCCTCGTCCAGGCCTCCGTCCTGGGCGGAGCCTCCGGTGTGGCTGGGCGCCAGGAGCCAGCCTCAGGTGCCTCACACCTTCCACATCCACAGCTACACCAAGCCCACCGTGTGCCAGCACTGCCACCGGCTGCTGAAGGGCCTGTTCAGACAGGGGCTGCAATGCTCAG aCTGCAGGTTTAACTGCCATCGCCGCTGCGAGCCTCTCGTCCCCAGAGACTGtccaggagagaggagaggcgtCAACGGGGAAG AATCCCCGTCAGCGCGTCACAGCTGCCCACCAGACGACCAGGACAACGACTCAGAGCTCACCAGCACATCAACACTAGACACCTCTGATGACGAGATGACCACggacgaggagctgctggtccagagcaAGGACGAGGAGCCGGTGCGGGAGCCAATGAG CCCGTGTTTCAGCAGCTACATCCCCCTGATGAGGCTCGTTCAGTCGGTGCATCACACTAAGAGGCGAGCGGGCGCCGTCCTGAGAGAAGGATGGCTGCTGCACCACACCGACAGTGACGCGCTG AGGAAACGTCATTACTGGATGTTGGACGGGAAGACTATCACTCTGTACCAGAACGAGAGCAGCATGAAGTACTACAAG GAGATCCCTCTGTCTGAGGTGCTGGAGGTCCGAGGCTCCGGCCAGCTCTCCGTATCCacgttgccaggcaacaagGCCCACTGGTTTGAGATGGTGACGGCCGTGCTGGTGTACTGCGTGGCCGGGGAGGACGCAGCGGAGTGGGAGAGCGCCGTCCGTCAGGCCCTGATGCCGGTGCAGGGCAGCGGAGGCCACAGCGAGGAGAGCCAGG ATGCACATTCACTGAGTGACAGCACG GACATCAGCTCCGTGTATCAGATCTTCACAGATGATGTTCTGGGTTCGGGACAGTTTGGCGTAGTGTACAGAG GTACTCACAGGAAGTCGGGTCGAGCCGTTGCGGTCAAAGTCATTGACAAGACGCGCTTCCCCACCAAAGAGGAGCGAGCGCTGAGGAATGAGGTTTCCATCCTGCAG AGCCTGTCCCACCCCGGCGTGgtcctgctggaggagatgTTCGAGACCGTGGAGCACCTCTTCGTCGTCATGGAGAAGCTCCACGGAGACATGCTGGAGATGATTCTGTCCAGTGATAAAGGCCGGCTCCCTGAACGCAACACTCGCTTCCtggtcacacag ATCCTAGAAGCTCTCCGGTATCTGCACGTCAAGCACATCGCTCACTGTGACCTGAAACCTGAGAATGTCCTTCTGGCCTCAGCAGACCCCTTCCCTCAG gtgaagctgtgcGACTTCGGCTTCGCCCGGATCATTGGTGAGAAGTCGTTCCGGCGCTCAGTCGTCGGGACGCCTGCCTACCTGGCGCCCGAGGTGATCAGCAGCTGCGGCTACAACCGCTCCCTGGACATGTGGTCGGTGGGCGTCATCATGTACGTGAGCCTGAGCGGCACGTTCCCCTTCAACGAGGACGAGGACATCAAGCAGCAGATCACAAACGCTGCCTTCATGTACCCTCGGCAGCCCTGGGCCTCCATCTCCCTGGAGG ctgtgaGTCTTatcaacaacctgctgcaggtgtcGGTGAGGAGGAGGTTCAGCGTGGGCAAAGCCCTGGGACACCcctggctgcag GACTTCCAGCTCTGGTGTGACCTCAGGGAATTTGAGcacaagctgggttgcaggtaTGTGACGCACCTTGATGAGGAGGAGCGCTGGCGACGCTACGCCCAGGAGAGAGGCGTGGACTTCCCTGCCCACCTGTGCTGGGACCCCATCAATGACCCTGACATGTGA
- the actn3b gene encoding alpha-actinin-3b — protein MTAVETQMTYSNSYTIQHEESYMTQEEDWDRDLLLDPAWEKQQRKTFTAWCNSHLRKAGTQIENIEEDFRNGLKLMLLLEVISGERLPKPDKGKMRFHKIANVNKALDFICSKGVKLVSIGAEEIVDGNVKMTLGMIWTIILRFAIQDISVEETSAKEGLLLWCQRKTAPYRNVNVQNFHISWKDGLALCALIHRHRPDLIDYSKLRKDDPVGNLNTAFEVAEKFLDIPKMLDAEDIVNTPKPDEKAIMTYVSCFYHAFAGAEQAETAANRICKVLAVNQENEKLMEEYEKLASELLEWIRRTIPWLENRVAEQTMRAMQQKLEDFRDYRRVHKPPRVQEKCQLEINFNTLQTKLRLSNRPAFMPSEGKMVSDIANAWKGLEQVEKGYEEWLLTEIRRLERLDHLAEKFKQKCAMHEAWTAGKEDLLSQKDYESASLMEIRALMRKHEAFESDLAAHQDRVEQIAAIAQELNELDYHDAASVNARCQGICDQWDNLGTLTQKRRDSLERVEKLWETIDQLYLEFAKRAAPFNNWMDGAMEDLQDMFIVHSIEEIQSLITAHDQFKATLPEADKERMATLGIHNEILKIAQTYGIKLSGINPYTNLSPQDISTKWDTVKHLVPLRDQMLQEEVARQQANERLRRQFAAQSNIIGPWIQTKMEEISHVSVDIAGSLEEQMNSLKQYEQNIINYKSNIDKLEGDHQLIQESLIFDNKHTNYTMEHVRVGWEQLLTTIARTINEVENQILTRDAKGISQEQLNEFRASFNHFDRKRNGMMDPDDFRACLISMGYDLGEVEFARIMTLVDPNNTGVVTFQAFIDFMTRETAETDTAEQVMASFKILASDKNYITVEELRRELPPEQAEYCISRMTRFIGPNSPSDALDYISFSSALYGESDL, from the exons ACTTTCACAGCTTGGTGTAACTCCCACTTGAGGAAGGCTGGCACACAGATCGAGAACATTGAGGAGGATTTCAGAAATGGCCTTAaactcatgctgctgctggaggtcatATCAG GCGAGAGGCTGCCCAAACCAGACAAAGGCAAGATGCGTTTCCACAAGATTGCCAACGTGAATAAAGCTCTAGACTTCATCTGCAGCAAGGGGGTCAAGCTGGTGTCTATTGGTGCTGAGG aaATTGTTGATGGCAATGTGAAGATGACCCTTGGTATGATTTGGACCATCATTCTGCGCTTCGCCATCCAAGACATCTCTGTGGAAG AGACCTCTGCTAAGGAGGGTCTGCTGTTGTGGTGCCAGAGGAAGACTGCCCCCTACAGGAACGTCAATGTGCAAAACTTCCACATCAG TTGGAAGGATGGCCTGGCTCTTTGTGCCCTCATCCACAGACATAGACCTGATCTCATTGACTACTCCAAACTGAGAAAG GATGACCCCGTTGGTAACCTGAACACTGCCTTCGAGGTGGCTGAGAAGTTCCTGGACATCCCAAAAATGCTTGATGCTGAAG ATATTGTGAACACACCCAAACCTGATGAGAAGGCTATCATGACCTACGTGTCTTGTTTCTATCATGCCTTTGCTGGTGCTGAACAG GCTGAGACAGCTGCCAACCGTATCTGCAAGGTGCTGGCCGTcaaccaggagaatgagaagctgatggaggagtATGAGAAGCTGGCCAGCGAG CTGCTGGAGTGGATCCGCCGCACCATCCCCTGGCTGGAGAACCGCGTGGCTGAGCAGACCATGCGCGCTATGCAGCAGAAACTGGAAGATTTCCGTGACTACCGTCGCGTCCACAAGCCGCCCCGAGTCCAGGAGAAATGTCAGCTGGAGATCAACTTCAACACCCTGCAGACAAAGCTGAGGCTTAGCAACAGGCCTGCCTTCATGCCCTCTGAGGGCAAGATGGTGTCG GATATTGCCAATGCCTGGAAGGGCCTGGAACAAGTAGAGAAGGGGTATGAAGAGTGGCTGCTGACCGAGATCCGCCGCCTGGAGAGACTCGATCACCTGGCTGAGAAGTTCAAACAGAAGTGTGCCATGCATGAGGCCTGGACTGCAG gtaAGGAGGACCTGCTGTCCCAGAAGGACTACGAGTCAGCTTCTCTGATGGAGATCAGAGCTCTGATGAGGAAGCACGAAGCCTTTGAGAGTGACCTTGCTGCTCACCaggacagagtggagcagaTTGCTGCCATCGCCCAGGAACTAAA TGAGCTCGACTATCATGATGCTGCCTCAGTCAACGCCCGCTGCCAGGGCATCTGTGACCAGTGGGATAACCTGGGAACCCTGACCCAGAAGAGGAGGGACTCACTGGAG cgtGTGGAGAAGCTATGGGAGACCATTGATCAGCTGTACCTGGAGTTTGCCAAGAGGGCAGCGCCCTTCAACAACTGGATGGACGGAGCAATGGAGGACCTGCAGGACATGTTCATTGTCCACAGCATTGAGGAGATCCAG AGTCTGATCACCGCCCACGATCAGTTCAAAGCCACTTTGCCTGAGGCCGACAAGGAGCGCATGGCCACCTTGGGCATCCACAACGAGATCCTGAAGATCGCCCAGACCTACGGCATCAAACTGTCTGGAATCAACCCATACACCAACCTCAGCCCCCAGGACATCAGCACTAAGTGGGACACT GTGAAGCACCTTGTGCCCCTCAGAGACCAAATgcttcaggaggaggtggccAGACAGCAGGCCAACGAGAGACTGAGGCGCCAGTTTGCTGCCCAGTCCAACATCATTGGACCTTGGATTCAAACCAAGATGGAG GAGATCAGCCATGTGTCAGTGGACATTGCCGGCTCCCTGGAGGAACAGATGAACAGCCTGAAACAATATGAGCAGAACATCATCAACTATAAATCCAATATCGACAAACTGGAGGGAGACCACCAGCTCATCCAGGAGTCCCTCATCTTCGACAACAAGCACACCAACTACACTATGGAG CATGTCCGTGTGGGCTGGGAGCAGCTGCTCACCACCATCGCCAGAACCATCAACGAGGTGGAGAACCAGATCCTGACCCGCGATGCCAAGGGCATCAGCCAGGAACAGCTCAACGAGTTCAGAGCCTCCTTCAACCACTTCGACAGG AAGAGAAACGGTATGATGGACCCAGACGACTTCCGTGCCTGCCTCATCTCCATGGGTTACGATCTG GGTGAAGTTGAGTTTGCTCGTATCATGACCCTGGTGGACCCCAACAACACGGGCGTTGTGACCTTCCAGGCCTTCATTGACTTCATGACCCGTGAGACCGCTGAGACAGACACTGCAGAACAAGTAATGGCTTCCTTCAAGATTCTGGCCTCAGACAAG AATTACATCACAGTGGAGGAGCTGCGCAGGGAGCTGCCGCCCGAGCAGGCCGAGTACTGCATCAGCCGCATGACCAGGTTCATCGGACCCAACAGCCCCTCCGATGCCCTGGACTACATCTCCTTCTCCAGTGCTCTGTACGGAGAGAGCGACTTATAA